A single genomic interval of Carassius auratus strain Wakin chromosome 30, ASM336829v1, whole genome shotgun sequence harbors:
- the LOC113049941 gene encoding leukotriene B4 receptor 1-like, translated as MTMEYQNISNSSLSAHTSMIASSTVLGLCCALGVPGNIAGLFMLTQHLKEGSFTPKLMLSLAVSDLLSLISLPVWIYALLNGWVFGHSLCKLISYVVYWSLYSSVLSVTLLSVQRYLQVLYPQRWAKLGQKGQKGLIFGIWTSSGALGSYALYFRNVKKKKDRLLHCYQDYTNKQEQVAVLLVETLVMFVVPLFSLLFFYLRLHQRIRQSASIKSHRLTKLAVRVVMAFFIFSTPCMVNNLVLMALSWESDVSNNVTGALFFINSCVNPFLYAFSARTLRCRRKQHSDEQQQHQNKTE; from the coding sequence ATGACAATGGAGTACCAGAACATTTCTAACAGCTCTCTGTCTGCCCATACTTCAATGATAGCATCCAGCACTGTTCTGGGATTGTGCTGTGCTCTGGGTGTACCAGGTAATATAGCAGGGCTGTTCATGCTCACCCAACATTTAAAGGAGGGCAGTTTTACCCCCAAACTGATGCTGAGTCTGGCTGTCTCGGATCTATTGAGTCTGATTTCTCTGCCTGTGTGGATCTATGCCCTACTGAATGGCTGGGTTTTTGGTCACAGTCTTTGTAAGTTAATTTCTTATGTAGTTTACTGGAGCCTCTACAGTAGTGTGCTTTCTGTCACCTTGTTGAGTGTGCAAAGGTACCTCCAGGTGCTGTATCCACAGAGATGGGCAAAACTTGGACAGAAGGGCCAAAAGGGGCTGATTTTTGGGATATGGACATCCAGTGGAGCTCTGGGTTCTTATGCTCTTTATTTCCGAAatgtgaagaagaagaaggacaGGCTTTTACACTGTTATCAGGATTATACAAATAAACAAGAACAAGTAGCTGTCTTACTTGTAGAGACTCTAGTGATGTTTGTTGTTCCTCTCTTCAGCCTGTTGTTCTTCTACCTTCGACTTCATCAACGGATAAGACAGTCAGCTTCCATCAAAAGCCACAGGCTGACAAAACTGGCCGTCAGAGTCGTAATGGCCTTCTTCATATTCAGCACCCCCTGTATGGTCAACAACTTGGTCTTAATGGCATTGTCATGGGAATCAGATGTCAGCAATAATGTTACCGGGGCTCTTTTCTTCATCAACAGTTGTGTGAACCCCTTTCTTTACGCCTTCTCGGCCCGTACACTGCGATGCAGAAGAAAACAGCATTCAGACgagcaacaacaacatcaaaataaaactgaGTAA